The region GGACAAATACCAATAAAACAAAGCTAATACATCTTGTTACTAAAGGCATGCTATTCACCTCCTGGCAGTGGCTATGTTTCGCTCGATGAGATCTAAGTGGTCTTCCATCCGTTCAAGCCGTTTGTTGACATTCTAGTAGTAAGCTACAAGCAGGCCGCCAATCCTATGCTGTGGAGTCCATTCAACATCGCGGTATTCAGGGTTTGCTGAGCGCAAAACAATATGATCTTTAGATTCGATATAGAATTTGAGGTTAATTTCGTCGTCTTCATAGTCAATTTTGCGAGTGGCAACTACTTGCCCATTTTGCGCAGTTGAGTCCGTCCAGTTTCCTAATTTGCTAAAGTTGCACGGTTGGTGCCGAGTATTTTAGCAAAATTGTCTTGTGTCAAGTTTTTAGATAATGTGCTAAAAAAGCATTGCGGCAAGACCCATAATGCAAAATACAATCCGCCGGGGAAGGGTTCTAGCGGTAGGTCTAAAGATATTGTTTTTTACTAGCACTCATGGCGGTGGTACCCGGTTAAGTGCTGATGAGGCGGCTTTTGTTGCTGCGTAAGCATTCCAAGCAGTTGGTGGTTAATTTTGATAACAAAAAGGAATATTGGTGCTGTTAATTTTTAAGCGTCCTGCGGGGCGCTTTACTTATGCATAAATGGAGGTGTCAGATGAGCAAACAGAATGCAGAATTTCTGGTCGCTGCCGTCAAAAAAGCCGAGGAAGGCAAAATGCAGCTGTTGCATAAATCAATATCCAAGCGCTGACAGTGCAACAGGCTTCTGAAGATGTGGTGAAACAAATGTATGTATTTTTATTTATAAACGGCCCAAATTTAGTTAAACCTATAGTGATGGAGGTGAGTGCATGCCAGAGAATCGAGACATAATGGCTTCCAAGGGTATTCCTGCTGAAAGCCAAGTAGTTTCCGAGATTTCGGTTAATGACGGCAAATTTCTTAGGCATTCTGATCTCGGATACAGTGAAAAAAATGGTAAAGGGAGTGATAGGCGTTGATGGGTTACGGTTACGGCGGTTTTTTCCCGTTCGGGATGATATTCATGATTCTATACGGTGTTGTAGTTATCTATGCACTGATGCAGTTGACCGGCATAAATAAAGCGCTGCAACGGATTGCAAGTGCTTTGGAAAGAAAGCAAGAGTAGTTTGGCTAGTAAGCCCTCGGGAAACCGTGGGCTTCGTATATTTTTGTTATAGAAAACCAGACCATCTCGACAGTCACCTTGAATGGGAGAGTCAGTCTACTGTAGTTCGGCTTCAGTGGGCTTCTGCTATTTTAATAGTGCAATAAACTGTATGAGAAATTCTAAAAGAACTATAATAGGCATTTATTGAAATAATTATTCTTTAAAATGATAAGGTAATGTAGATACAATCACGTTTTCTCGCAGAATTAAAAGTGTTCTAAGAATCCAGCCGGTTTGATTGTGAAGTAACCTGTGCCATAATTTTGCCGGCTCAAATTCGGGAATTACAATCGTAATATAATGATAGATACTCTTGTGCATTTCTAATTCACTTACATATCCTAAAACTGGTTGAACAATTGACCTATATGGAGAGTAGAGCATACGGAGAGGCATGTTTAAATTTAGGTTATTCCATTTGTCTTCAAATATTTTTCGTTCTTCCTCATTTGTATAAACATACAGAACAATAACGTCTCCCCCAAGAGACTTGGAATACCTCAGTGATTCAGCAACTACTTTGGTAATACCTGATATCGGAACTATAACGAGATTCTTAGGAGTGTGAATTTGCAGATGGTCAGCAAAATCCTTTGGTGAAATACGCAACTGTTTTGCGGTAGTTGTATAATGCTGGTGAATCGTTTTTAATATATAAATCATAGTCGGAATAAAGATAATAACAATCCATGCGCCATGAGTGAACTTTGTTATAGCAATGACTAACACAACTATACCCGTGACACAAGCGCCGAAGCCATTCAGAGCGATGCGTGAAACCCATCCCGGAACTTTTTCGCGTCTCCACTTTACAACTAAACTAGATTGAGCAATAGTAAAAGAAAGAAACACTCCAATTGCATAAAGGGAAATCAAGTGCTCGACATTGCCGTTAAAAAGGACAATCAATGCTGCTGAAATAAGACTTAACAGTAAAATACCTTTTGAGTAGCCGAGACGTTCCCCTTTTTCGCCTAGATAACGTGGAACGTAGGAATCACGAGCCATTATTGATAGTAGAGGTGGTAATCCATTGTAGGCAGTATTTGCAGCCAAGTACAAGATGAGCATTGTTGTTATTTGTATGTAATAATAAGCCCATCCTCGCCCGAAAACCTGCTCGGCGAGCTGGGAGAGCATGGTTACATTTTCCACAGGCAGTAGGTGATAATGCATAAAAAGAAACGATATTCCGGAGATCATAAGACCGAGAAGAGCCGACATACAGAAGGTGGTTATTATCGCGTTTTTTACCCCAGGTTCTTTAAACATCGGGACTCCATTAGAAATAGCTTCTATGCCTGTCATAGAACTGCATCCATTCGCAAATGCTCTTAACGCTAGTAAGACAACCGCCCAATCAGCTGGTTGTCTTACTAAAGATTCAGAAGGAATAATCGGATCAATGCTGGTAAATGCCTTATAAATTCCGGTTCCGATTAAACAAATGATCCCTAGTATGAAAAAGTAAGTTGGCCAAACAAAGACATTGGATGACTCTCTGACTCCCCTTAGATTAATTACCATTAAGATTGAAAAAAGAACTACTAGGTTGATTGATACTTCCCATCCGATAAGGGCGGGGAAAGCCGATACTAGAGCTTCTGTTCCTGACGAGACGCTAACAGCAACGGTAAGAACATAGTCTGCAATCAGCGAGGCGGCCGCGATCAGTGCTGGAGTTTCACCTAAATTCTGCAACGCTATAGAGTACGAACCACCTCCGCCAGGGTTAGCTTTTGCAACCTGAACATAAGACAGAGTTACAATCGCGAGGAGAGTAATTACTGCAAGGGTAGCGTAACCGAAATACCCATAGATCAGCAAGCCTGGAACAGCTAATGTTACGATGATTTGCTCCGGGCCATATCCTACTGATGATAACGCGTCCGAGGAAAAAATAGATAATGCCTTCCACTTGGGCAATTTTTCATGTGCAGCTTCCTCAGTCCTAAGAGGTCTGCCAATAATGAGCCGGTGAAAATTTAACATATTTTTCTTTTGCCTCCCTGGTAATAAACAAATAACATAAATATAAATATAAATATAAATATACTATATCTTTGCTAACATTCCTTGTTGTTATAGCTGCTATGATATATTTGTACAATATTCGTGAATGAAGGTTTTCAATTGTTCTTTAGCTTTTTGATTAACGGCGATCTTCATTTTTGTGTATATCTCCATTAGTATTTTTTAAATAGTGTTGACAGTTATGATTGGCTCTATACTCTACCATATGGAGACATACCATTCGTAGAATTAACGAGAAGATTTTGTGTACCTAACGAAAACAAATATAAATTCCTTCCTTAAATAAATAGGATATATTATGGTGTTCCAAAGTGATCCATTCACATATAATAAATAACTGATAAATAACGTAAGCAGGAAACTTTGTTATTATAGAGAATCATTTAAAATGGAAGGGTAAGGCACTAGCTTTTGTAATGACTTTTCCGTAGGCTGCGATATATTGTTTTCCCAAACCTTTATGGTTTTTTCACGTACTCCTAGTGCAGAGGCAAACCCCCGCTTTGTCAGTCCATGGAATAGGCGACACTTCTGTATGCGTTGGGATAGGGTCTTCTCTGGGAAATTTTCTCTACACGCATGTGCGTGCGTAGATCAACTCTACTAAACATGTAATGGGCGGTATCCATCGGTTAATCGAACCTGATGACATTACTCATAGGCATTGGCAAGTAAAAAAGAGCCTACCGGCTCTTTTTTTGCCGTAAAGGAGGCGCGTGTATGATGGGGGCCAACTAAAGCATGAATCGACGCAGACTGCACTATTATGCATCTGCCGGTCAAGGCTGCAGCGAATTTTTGAATGGTATAAGGCGGCATATAGGCAGGTGTTGGCAGTTGGTCTGGTTGAAATTTAAAGTAATGAGGTCAACAGATAAGATATTGTTTCTGTTCTAAGGATCTAATTGAGGATAACAACAGTCAAAAGGACGGCATAATCGATAAGGGTGGCAATAATATGGACGACAATGATACGGACGACAATAGAATGGTACGCAGCAAAAGCGAGTCCCTTTTTGTTCATTCCAATCTACGATTTCCGGATACTCCACATTGAGTAACTTGAGTTTTTTCATAGTACAAGCCTCCATTGTTTTACCAGCCTAATCATATTACATAATATGCGAAGATTTTGCTAAGTTTAGAGTATGGTTTGTAGAAAAAATTACCTCGTAGTTATTTTTGATTTTTCTATGAGTCGATATAGGATTATAGGAATAAGAGTATATATTAGAGTAAGTGTCGCAAAGATGGGTATAAATTCGTTTATCGCACCAGTAGTGCTGATATCATTTGATATTATAAAAATTGCTAAACTAAAGGCAGGATATAGAATAAACAAGGCTCCGCATTTAATTGCTAGAGCAATCTCAAAATCAAAATAGTACAGTCCAATAGTGAGACCAATAATAAAATACAATACAATACTATATGAAATCCAATAAAGATTTTTTAGGCGTGTTGTTAGTAACGCTTCACCGCTGGCGCTTGACTTACGCTTATACTAACAACACGCCTGTAAATCTTTATTGGATACTATATAATAATAGTTGTTAAGTGTTTAATACGTGAATCTAGCTGCATAACAACACCTTCTTATCTATGTCTTTTCCTATAATTTACAATGTTGCAACAATATTTGGTATAGATCGTAAGTCCCATATAATAGACGGGTTACATATTCAAAAAAGGAGATTCAAAAAGTCACGAGTATTTGCCATATTACGCGAACTTATGATACTTATTCCAGAGGCTGATACAAAGGTCAATTATGATTGCAATAAAGGGGTGAAAGAAATATCCTATTAAAATACCAAATATGAAGCTAATCATGGTTGCCCTCCACAGAAATAATATCTTGGTATATATTATGTAATAATGAAGAGGGGGGTACCAGAATTCTTATTTGTGATATAGTTTTTACGTAGAAGTTGGCAAAGTAAATACATATTATGGAGAAGGAACTGTTAACTGAAGGAAAAAGGGCATCGATGAAGAATATAAAACTTAAACAGGTTACATTAAATATCCATATCTTTCAATTAGATTAATCCCCGTAATTTAGGAGGCTAACTCACAGGAGATGTTCCGATTCTGTTATACCTGGTAGCACTGAATAATATATTGCCACAAGGGGAGATGATGCTTTGCCAGACTCGAAACAGGACAAAGTACCAAAAGCAGTGGCTATTAAATATGACGAACAGGAGTATCAAGCCCCTAAGGTAGTGGCCAAAGGTACAGGTATTGTCGCCGATAAAATTTTAAGATCGGCTAAGGAGCACGGAGTTCCCGTATACCAAAATAAAACGCTGACAGGTATGCTCATGGCTGTTGAACTAGACCGCGAAATACCGCCTGAACTGTATCAGGCGGTAGCCGAAGTTTTGGCGTACATTTACCAGTTGGACCAGCGACTGGGCAAGCGCTTTAAGTAATTGCCTGCCGGAGGAGAGTATGAATCATATTGCTGTTGGTGATAAAGGCGAACAATTTGCCGTGAACTATTTAAGCAGGCTTGGTTATCACATTATTGTCACTAAATATCGCGCCAAGACGGGAGAAGTAGATATTGTGGCCAAAGATAAAGATTGCCTGGTATTTATTGAGGTTAAGACTAGACGTTCGACTGTCTATGGTTTTCCGGCCGAAGCAGTCAATTTTAAAAAGCAGCAGAAGATAATTAACACTGCACTTTGCTTTTTAAACCAGCGGCGACTTATTGATGTGCCCTGCAGGTTTGATATTCTTGAAGTTTATTTGCAGGCAGACTCAGTAAAAGTTAATCATATTATCAATGCGTTTGGCCGCTAAATAGTTGTGGGGGTAACCAGTGTTTGCACAAACTTTTGGTTCGACGACACTAGGTCTAAACGGTGTGCTAATAACAGTTGAAGTGGATATTGCCAACGGAATTCCCGGCTTTGACATTGTGGGATTACCTGATACGGCTGTGCGCGAATCGCGGGAACGGGTGCGGGCAGCCATAAAAAACAGCGGATTCGAGTTTCCAGGGCGCCGTATTACTGTAAATTTAGCGCCTGCTGATATAAAAAAAGACAGTTCAGGGCTTGATTTGCCTATTGCTGTAGGCATACTGGCAGCTAGCGGCCAAATTGCCCCGGAAAGCTGTTGTAAGCAGGTGTTTACCGGTGAGCTGTCGTTGGAAGGAAGATTACGAGGCGTATCGGGAATACTATCTATGGCGGTAAATTGCCAAGAGAACAATTTATTAGAAATGATTGTTGCTCCTGACAACACTCAAGAAGCTCTATTAGCAGGAAAACTAACTGTTTATGCGCCTGAAACCCTAACTCAAGTTGTTGCGCATCTTAACGGTGAAACCAAGCTAACAGCGGCAAAGCCTGAATTACCGGAATGCCAAGCAATGGATCCCATGCTTGATTTTGCCGATGTACAGGGGCAGGTTGTCGCCAAAAGGGCGCTTGAAATTGCTGCTGCCGGCTTTCACAATGTACTGATGATAGGGCCACCAGGCTCAGGCAAGACGATGTTGGCCCGGCGAATTCCGTCAATACTTCCTGACATGACAGCACAGGAAGCGCTTGAAGTAACAAAAATTTATAGTGTTGCCGGATTGCTTAAACATAACGTAGGATTAGTTACTGTTAGGCCGTTCCGCAGCCCGCATCATACCGTATCGACTGCCGGTATGATTGGCGGCGGCACTATTCCTCGACCAGGTGAAGTTACGTTAAGTCACAACGGCGTGTTGTTTTTAGACGAATTGCCTGAGTTTCCTAGGCCAGTACTTGAAGTGTTGCGTCAGCCGCTGGAAGATGGTGAGGTTACAGTCTCCCGTGTTAGTGCTACCTTATCTTATCCCGCTAAGCTGATGCTTATTGCTGCTATGAATCCATGTCCGTGCGGGTTTAGTTCGGACCCTTCCAGGGAATGCTCTTGTACCCCAGCGGATATTCGCCGCTACCAGAAAAAAATATCCGGGCCGTTACTTGACAGATTGGACATAACAATTCATGTGCCGCGCCTTGAGTACAATGATCTAATCAAAACTATGCCGCAAGAATCGTCGTCAGTTATCCGGCAGCGCGTGGAGAAAGCCAGGTTTGTCCAACAGGAACGTCTTAAAAAGTGGGGATTATATGCCAACGCCCAAATGGAGCATAAGCATATAAGAACTTTATGCCGGCTGACGCCTGATTCTGAGAGCCTCCTTAAACAAGCCTTTAGCAGAATGAACCTAAGTGCCCGAGGTTATGACAGGATAATAAAAGTTGCGCAGACTATTGCTGATTTGGATGGTGCGGCGCAAATTCAAGCAAGGCACATAGCCGAGGCTATTCAATTCCGCAATGATTTTCAAAGCATTTCCAGGAAATAATTTCCTTTTAAGAATACTAAATTACGTTAGATATAATTAAAAGGAATCTCTTTTTAATTAAGATTGGAGGGTTTAATGTGAACAAAACAGTATGGATTGTTGTTGCCATCGTCGGCGTGCTAGTGTTAAGTGCCATGTTTAGCTATAATTCCCTGGTTAGTATGAACGAAAATATTAATGGTAAATGGAGTCAGATTGAAAATCAATTGCAACGGCGTGCTGACCTAATTCCTAACTTGGTTAATACGGTAAAAGGTTATGCGGCTCATGAGCAGCAAGCCATTCAGGCTGTTGCCGATGCGCGCGCTAAGCTGGCCGGAGCGCAAGGCCCGGTAGGCAAGGCCCAGGCTAATGCCGAATTAAATTCAGCTCTTAGCCGGTTGTTGGTTGTGGCTGAAAACTATCCTAACCTTAAAGCTGATCAAAATTTTCGTGCGCTTATGGATGAATTATCAGGTACTGAAAATCGCATTGCTGTGGCCCGCAAAGACTATAATGACGCAGTGCAAAGTTATAACGTGAAAATACGTTCACTGCCGACAAGCCTGTTTGCCGGCATGATGGGTTTTGGTCCTAAAGAATACTTTAAAGCTGAAGAAGGCGCTAAACAAGTTCCCCAAGTAAAATTCTAATTTGCCGAACGAGGGGATAGCTTATGAATAAAAGGCTGGCTTGGCTGATTTTATTAATATATTTTGCAATAGCGTCTGTCGCGTGGGCTCAGCCGCAAATTCCTCCGGCACCAACCAGTAGCATATATGTTCAAGACCATGCTGGGGTGTTAGATACTGAGACAAAGAATAAGATTAATAGCTTAGGCGCTAATTTGGCTGCTAAAACCAAAGCGCAAATTGTCGTGTTGACGGTAAAATCAACTGAAGGGGTGCCAATAGAAGATTTTGCCCTTGAAGTCTTCAGGCGTTGGGGTATTGGTGACAAGCAGCTAAATAACGGTGTGCTCATGTTGGTTGCCGTAAATGACCGTCAGTCGCGGATTGAGGTCGGTTATGGCTTGGAAGGTGCATTAAACGACGCCAAAACCGGCGCCATTCAAGATAATTATATGGTGCCCTACTTTGCTGCCGGTGATTATAGTAAAGGTATTTGGAGCGGCTATCAAGCATTGGTCAATGTGACGGCTAAAGAATACAATTTAGATATCAACACCAATGTCAAACCGGCCAAAGTTCGTTCTTCCGGTAATGAATCATGGTGGGACAATCTGCCATGGTGGGTCCAGCTTGCTTTAGCAGCCGGCGTATTAGCACTGGTGATTTTTGATTGGTTGTTTCTTGGTGGCAGTATTACTTATTTCATTCTTTCGCTTCTTAGATTCCGCGGTGGCGGTGGTGGGGGCGGCGGTTTTGGCGGAGGTTCAGGCGGTGGTGGCGGCTCGAGCCGTAAATGGTAGCTATAGCACGAGCAAAGGAAGTGTTTTATGTGACAGAAGTTTCACTACTGGAATGTTTTGTTCAGGTTGCTAAATACATACCTCAACTAATAAGCGGCAAAGTGGGGATGGTTGTCAGCGACCGGGAAAAATGGTTGGTATCTTATTCTATTCCTGAACTTGAAGGTCATGTAGTTGTTGGTGAACCGATTAAGCCGGGGTCTGCCGCGTATAAGGCAATGCAGCAGAAAAGCCGGGTAGTTACTGAAGTGAGTAGTGATGTTTACGGTATTCCCTATGTTGCCATCAGCCTGCCGGTCATCAATAATCAGGGCGAAGTTATCGGTGCGGTGGCTATCCATGAGTCACTGGAACGGCATAATACGTTAGCAGCGGCGGCTAAACAACTCTCAAATTCGGCCGCTCATTTGTCTTCCTCTATCCAATCTATATTGGCCCAAGCGGAAGAACTGGCAGCTAGTAGTCGTTTTCTTAAAGAATTGTCGGTAGCTGCCAATAAGCAGGTGGCTGATACTGATTCAGTTGTTGGGTTTATCAAGAATGTGGCCAGTCAGACAAATCTGTTAGGACTTAATGCCGCCATTGAAGCTGCCCGAGTGGGTGAAATGGGACGAGGATTTGGTGTGGTAGCAGAAGAAGTGCGTAAACTTGCTACCAATAGTGCCAGTTCGGCAACCCAAATTACAACAATCTTAAATAATATAAAACAGTCTATTGAAAAAATTACTGCTGAAATCGGCCAAATAGACTCGGTTACCGAGCACCAGGCCAATACCATTCAAAATCTGACAGCGCACAGCCAGATGCTAATGGCTATGTCAGAGCAATTGGCCAGCTTGGCTTCCAATTTAAATACCCAAAAAAAATAAAAGAACCCGCGAGGGTTCTTTTTTATCACTAATTTATTTTACCAAAGTCAGCCTGGAGTTTGGACGATAACTTCTCCCAACTTTGGCGCAGGGTTGTCCATTTACCATAACTATATCTGCTGTGAAATTAATATTGTCGTTAAACAGACTACCGCCGACAGCATAGATATCAACAGGCACGTTGGCAGCCTCAAACTGGGTGATGCGTTCAGTGTTAAAACCACCTGACACCATAATTTTTACATGGTTGAATCCTTCACGGTCAAGCGCCTTGCGGACATTTATAACCAATTGCTGACAGACACCGGTAGGTTTAAAAGTACCCATGTGAGGAAGTACTGAAACATCCACAAGGTTATCAGCAGTATCAAGCCGAACTGCCCACAATTTGTCACCCATTTCTCTGGCTACTGCCAAAGAGGTTCCCACACAGTCATTGTCAAAATCAACAAGCGCTACCCGATTTACCTGTGGGTCAATATGAAGATCAAAAGCTTTGGATGCCCGGACGGTATCGCCGTTGTAGGCGGCAATTAAAGCGTGCGGGATGGTGCCAAGCGCCTCCGCACCCCAAAGCGAGCCGTTAGCCGGAGTTGATACGCCGTAAACGCCGCCAATATGGGCGGCATAGCCGTCAGAAGCTTGTACTGCATAGTGGTCAAAACGAGAAGGAAAGAA is a window of Sporomusaceae bacterium ACPt DNA encoding:
- the kimA gene encoding Potassium transporter KimA; protein product: MLNFHRLIIGRPLRTEEAAHEKLPKWKALSIFSSDALSSVGYGPEQIIVTLAVPGLLIYGYFGYATLAVITLLAIVTLSYVQVAKANPGGGGSYSIALQNLGETPALIAAASLIADYVLTVAVSVSSGTEALVSAFPALIGWEVSINLVVLFSILMVINLRGVRESSNVFVWPTYFFILGIICLIGTGIYKAFTSIDPIIPSESLVRQPADWAVVLLALRAFANGCSSMTGIEAISNGVPMFKEPGVKNAIITTFCMSALLGLMISGISFLFMHYHLLPVENVTMLSQLAEQVFGRGWAYYYIQITTMLILYLAANTAYNGLPPLLSIMARDSYVPRYLGEKGERLGYSKGILLLSLISAALIVLFNGNVEHLISLYAIGVFLSFTIAQSSLVVKWRREKVPGWVSRIALNGFGACVTGIVVLVIAITKFTHGAWIVIIFIPTMIYILKTIHQHYTTTAKQLRISPKDFADHLQIHTPKNLVIVPISGITKVVAESLRYSKSLGGDVIVLYVYTNEEERKIFEDKWNNLNLNMPLRMLYSPYRSIVQPVLGYVSELEMHKSIYHYITIVIPEFEPAKLWHRLLHNQTGWILRTLLILRENVIVSTLPYHFKE
- the comM gene encoding Competence protein ComM codes for the protein MFAQTFGSTTLGLNGVLITVEVDIANGIPGFDIVGLPDTAVRESRERVRAAIKNSGFEFPGRRITVNLAPADIKKDSSGLDLPIAVGILAASGQIAPESCCKQVFTGELSLEGRLRGVSGILSMAVNCQENNLLEMIVAPDNTQEALLAGKLTVYAPETLTQVVAHLNGETKLTAAKPELPECQAMDPMLDFADVQGQVVAKRALEIAAAGFHNVLMIGPPGSGKTMLARRIPSILPDMTAQEALEVTKIYSVAGLLKHNVGLVTVRPFRSPHHTVSTAGMIGGGTIPRPGEVTLSHNGVLFLDELPEFPRPVLEVLRQPLEDGEVTVSRVSATLSYPAKLMLIAAMNPCPCGFSSDPSRECSCTPADIRRYQKKISGPLLDRLDITIHVPRLEYNDLIKTMPQESSSVIRQRVEKARFVQQERLKKWGLYANAQMEHKHIRTLCRLTPDSESLLKQAFSRMNLSARGYDRIIKVAQTIADLDGAAQIQARHIAEAIQFRNDFQSISRK
- the lemA_1 gene encoding Protein LemA, producing the protein MNKTVWIVVAIVGVLVLSAMFSYNSLVSMNENINGKWSQIENQLQRRADLIPNLVNTVKGYAAHEQQAIQAVADARAKLAGAQGPVGKAQANAELNSALSRLLVVAENYPNLKADQNFRALMDELSGTENRIAVARKDYNDAVQSYNVKIRSLPTSLFAGMMGFGPKEYFKAEEGAKQVPQVKF
- the yfmS_4 gene encoding Putative sensory transducer protein YfmS; the encoded protein is MVAIARAKEVFYVTEVSLLECFVQVAKYIPQLISGKVGMVVSDREKWLVSYSIPELEGHVVVGEPIKPGSAAYKAMQQKSRVVTEVSSDVYGIPYVAISLPVINNQGEVIGAVAIHESLERHNTLAAAAKQLSNSAAHLSSSIQSILAQAEELAASSRFLKELSVAANKQVADTDSVVGFIKNVASQTNLLGLNAAIEAARVGEMGRGFGVVAEEVRKLATNSASSATQITTILNNIKQSIEKITAEIGQIDSVTEHQANTIQNLTAHSQMLMAMSEQLASLASNLNTQKK
- the pncB1 gene encoding Nicotinate phosphoribosyltransferase pncB1; this encodes MKQRLSPDLFTIPVEQIKNGFFSDSYFLRTREILIKDNHRPKVLMQIFQRQHAVVCGIDEAIAIIKKCAYHPDSLVIHALHDGDHIEPWETVMTIEGDLANFSHLETVYLGVLSRQTKIATNVHQVVKAANGKPVLFFPSRFDHYAVQASDGYAAHIGGVYGVSTPANGSLWGAEALGTIPHALIAAYNGDTVRASKAFDLHIDPQVNRVALVDFDNDCVGTSLAVAREMGDKLWAVRLDTADNLVDVSVLPHMGTFKPTGVCQQLVINVRKALDREGFNHVKIMVSGGFNTERITQFEAANVPVDIYAVGGSLFNDNINFTADIVMVNGQPCAKVGRSYRPNSRLTLVK